A single window of Vibrio sp. SCSIO 43137 DNA harbors:
- a CDS encoding GatB/YqeY domain-containing protein yields the protein MALIDQLKEEQKVAMKAKDKPRLGTIRLALSAIKQREVDEQITLSDDDIIAVLTKMVKQRRDSVAQFEKADRQDLADVEKAEIAVLEDFMPQPLTDGEVTALIEAAIADSGAAGMQDMGKVMGVLKPQIQGRADMGKVSGLVRAKLA from the coding sequence ATGGCTCTTATTGACCAACTCAAAGAAGAGCAAAAAGTAGCGATGAAAGCCAAGGACAAACCGCGCCTTGGCACTATTCGTTTAGCCCTTTCAGCCATTAAGCAACGTGAAGTTGACGAGCAGATCACTCTGAGCGATGACGACATTATTGCTGTGCTGACTAAAATGGTTAAACAACGTCGCGATTCTGTCGCTCAATTTGAAAAAGCAGATCGCCAAGATCTGGCAGATGTTGAGAAAGCTGAAATTGCCGTACTTGAGGACTTTATGCCTCAACCACTGACCGACGGAGAAGTAACAGCACTGATTGAAGCTGCTATTGCTGATTCAGGTGCAGCGGGCATGCAAGACATGGGTAAGGTAATGGGCGTTCTTAAACCACAGATTCAAGGGCGTGCAGATATGGGTAAAGTGAGCGGTTTAGTTCGCGCTAAACTCGCATAA